One Methanobrevibacter sp. genomic region harbors:
- the hacB gene encoding homoaconitase small subunit: MDIIKGKTWTFGENIDTDVIIPGRYLRTFNPQDLADHVLEGERPDFTANVQKGDIIVADENFGCGSSREQAPVAIKTAGVSAIVAKSFARIFYRNAINIGLPVIVSDIEAKDGDIISIDLSEGTLVNETTGDSETFEPFKEFMLSILEDGGLVNHYLNETD; encoded by the coding sequence ATGGATATTATTAAAGGAAAAACATGGACTTTTGGGGAAAATATTGATACTGATGTTATCATCCCTGGAAGATATTTAAGAACATTTAATCCTCAAGATTTAGCAGATCATGTATTGGAAGGAGAAAGGCCAGATTTCACAGCTAATGTTCAAAAAGGAGATATTATTGTTGCTGATGAAAACTTTGGTTGCGGATCCTCAAGAGAACAGGCACCTGTAGCTATTAAAACTGCTGGTGTTAGTGCAATTGTTGCAAAATCATTTGCAAGAATTTTCTATAGGAATGCAATCAATATTGGATTGCCGGTTATTGTTAGTGATATTGAAGCTAAAGACGGAGACATAATTAGCATTGATTTATCAGAAGGTACATTAGTTAATGAGACCACTGGTGATAGTGAAACTTTTGAACCGTTTAAAGAGTTCATGTTAAGTATATTGGAAGATGGTGGATTAGTTAACCATTATCTTAATGAAACTGATTAA
- a CDS encoding radical SAM protein → MIVHYSNYGLYLRVIFLKIKSTKSLCPVCNKPLDAEVYEEDGKVFIKKTCDEHGEFINTYWGNDELYHRADNYVAAVSSVENPCVEDTASCPSNCGLCSKHESSTVLGLIDVTNRCNLRCPVCFANAAVAGYLFEPTQDEIRQMLKNLRNLKPNPTPAIQYAGGEPTVRKDIVELVAMAKEEGFTHVQIATNGIRLAKRENLAKDLKAAGLNTVYLAFDGVTPEPYINNRGKDLLPFKLEAIENCRKAGLGIVLVPTLIKGINDHQIGDIIKFAFDNNDIIYGVNFQPVSFSGRTPADQVEAQRITIPDFVNIIEEQTKGQVKTNDFYPPSAVEPIARFISALDGEDKPSVNLNCHQHCGVGTYVFREKTEGPGRDNLIPITNFIDVEELFKKLDEYADKLIEGKFGARQKVIASMTKNLPKLIHPSKTPDYLDIKKIFVDVFTRRSYSALGDFSKDAMLISCMHFMDPFNFDEDRVKKCVIHYATPDGRIIPFCTMNSMYRQDVEQKFAKPLKQKKE, encoded by the coding sequence ATGATAGTCCATTATTCAAATTATGGATTATATTTGAGGGTGATTTTTTTGAAAATTAAAAGTACTAAAAGTTTATGCCCAGTTTGTAATAAACCATTAGATGCGGAAGTTTATGAAGAAGATGGTAAAGTATTCATTAAAAAGACTTGCGATGAACATGGTGAGTTTATTAACACTTATTGGGGTAATGATGAGTTGTATCATAGAGCTGATAACTATGTTGCAGCTGTATCCTCTGTTGAAAATCCTTGCGTTGAAGATACTGCAAGTTGTCCAAGTAATTGTGGATTATGCTCTAAACATGAATCTTCCACTGTATTGGGATTAATTGATGTAACTAATAGGTGTAACTTAAGATGTCCTGTTTGTTTTGCTAATGCTGCTGTTGCAGGATACTTATTTGAGCCTACTCAGGATGAAATTAGACAAATGCTTAAAAACTTGAGAAACTTAAAACCTAATCCAACCCCTGCTATTCAATATGCTGGTGGGGAACCTACTGTAAGAAAAGACATTGTTGAACTTGTTGCAATGGCAAAAGAGGAAGGTTTCACTCACGTTCAAATAGCTACTAATGGTATTAGATTAGCTAAAAGGGAAAACTTGGCAAAAGATTTGAAAGCAGCTGGATTAAACACAGTTTACCTTGCTTTTGATGGTGTAACTCCTGAACCTTATATTAACAATAGAGGCAAAGACTTACTTCCATTTAAATTAGAAGCTATTGAAAACTGTAGAAAAGCAGGTTTAGGTATTGTTCTTGTACCTACTTTAATCAAAGGTATTAACGACCACCAAATCGGAGATATTATTAAGTTTGCATTTGACAATAACGATATTATTTATGGAGTTAATTTCCAACCAGTTTCATTCTCTGGAAGAACTCCTGCTGATCAAGTTGAAGCTCAAAGAATTACTATTCCTGATTTTGTTAACATTATTGAAGAACAAACTAAAGGTCAAGTTAAAACAAATGATTTCTATCCACCATCTGCTGTTGAACCAATCGCAAGATTCATTTCAGCTCTTGATGGTGAAGACAAACCTTCAGTTAACTTAAACTGTCACCAACACTGTGGTGTAGGTACTTATGTATTCAGAGAAAAAACTGAAGGACCTGGAAGAGATAATTTAATTCCGATTACAAACTTTATTGATGTTGAAGAGTTATTTAAAAAATTAGATGAATATGCAGATAAACTCATTGAAGGTAAATTTGGTGCTCGTCAAAAAGTTATTGCAAGTATGACTAAAAACCTTCCAAAATTAATTCATCCAAGCAAAACTCCTGATTACTTAGATATTAAAAAGATTTTTGTAGATGTGTTTACTAGAAGGTCTTACAGTGCATTAGGTGACTTTTCTAAAGATGCAATGCTTATTTCATGTATGCATTTTATGGATCCATTTAACTTTGATGAAGATAGAGTTAAAAAATGTGTTATCCATTATGCAACTCCTGACGGTAGAATCATTCCATTCTGTACTATGAATTCAATGTATCGTCAAGATGTTGAACAGAAGTTTGCAAAACCTTTGAAACAAAAAAAAGAATAA
- a CDS encoding CDP-2,3-bis-(O-geranylgeranyl)-sn-glycerol synthase, which produces MAIDIQILLIACVTTLYFILPSYFSNGAGLLFGGGVPVDFGKSDKNGIRWIGDGVTWRGLIAGTVIGIITGIIQGYLAPYIISTYGQVIITPIVTDIPNGILIGFLLGFGALLGDALGSFLKRRIGIGRGKPAPILDQLDFLIIALVLVSLVVKINLLFIAIAIVLTLVIHLIANTGAYLLGLKDVWY; this is translated from the coding sequence ATGGCCATTGATATTCAAATATTACTAATTGCATGTGTTACAACACTATACTTTATACTCCCATCATACTTTTCAAATGGTGCTGGACTACTGTTCGGTGGAGGAGTACCTGTAGATTTTGGAAAATCTGATAAAAATGGTATTCGTTGGATTGGAGATGGAGTAACATGGAGAGGATTAATTGCAGGAACAGTTATTGGGATTATAACTGGAATTATTCAAGGATATCTTGCACCATACATAATTTCTACATATGGACAAGTAATAATAACTCCCATTGTAACAGACATTCCGAATGGAATATTAATAGGTTTTTTACTTGGTTTTGGAGCACTTCTTGGTGATGCATTAGGAAGTTTCTTAAAAAGAAGAATTGGAATTGGCCGTGGAAAACCTGCTCCTATTTTAGATCAATTAGACTTCCTAATAATTGCATTAGTTTTAGTTTCATTGGTTGTAAAAATCAATTTATTATTTATTGCAATCGCTATAGTATTAACATTAGTTATTCATTTAATAGCAAATACTGGTGCTTATTTACTTGGTCTAAAAGATGTCTGGTACTAA
- a CDS encoding H4MPT-linked C1 transfer pathway protein, translated as MKVAGFDIGGANTDLAIIDFDGEDIKNIEVDFAYLPMWSNNDDLSRVLIELIEKICPVSEIDAVGISMTAELVDAYDTKKDGVLDVVKKCEETFDCPIAYVGIDGMLSKEEIEKTPLKAAAANWIATAQIATLISDNCIFIDTGSTTTDIIPIKDGKECAIGKSDFDRSATGELVYTGTLRTNLASFLDNVELNGKEYRVASELFAQTADVYTVLDLITEEDYVCDTFDGESKSKIDCAKRIARVVCADLEMLTMDEIIEMSKFIHQKQVEQIADGLKQVVETQKLDLIVTTGLGKDILDKKAAELLGLEVKSMGDILTDEECVVAPAVGTSVMMNKYLN; from the coding sequence ATGAAAGTAGCAGGATTTGATATTGGTGGAGCAAACACTGATTTGGCAATCATTGACTTTGATGGAGAAGATATTAAAAATATTGAAGTTGATTTTGCATACCTCCCAATGTGGAGTAATAATGATGATTTATCAAGAGTTTTAATTGAGTTGATTGAAAAAATCTGCCCAGTGTCTGAAATTGATGCTGTAGGTATTTCAATGACTGCAGAACTTGTTGATGCTTATGACACTAAAAAAGATGGAGTCTTGGATGTAGTTAAAAAATGTGAAGAAACCTTTGATTGTCCAATAGCTTATGTTGGTATTGATGGGATGTTGTCTAAAGAAGAAATTGAAAAAACTCCTCTTAAAGCTGCTGCTGCTAATTGGATTGCTACAGCTCAAATTGCAACATTGATTTCTGATAACTGTATATTCATTGATACTGGAAGTACCACAACTGATATTATTCCAATCAAGGATGGAAAAGAATGTGCAATAGGTAAATCTGACTTTGATAGGTCTGCTACTGGTGAATTGGTATATACTGGTACTTTAAGAACAAACCTTGCAAGTTTCCTTGATAATGTGGAATTAAATGGAAAAGAATATCGTGTAGCTAGTGAATTATTTGCACAGACTGCAGATGTTTATACAGTTTTGGACTTAATCACTGAAGAAGACTATGTCTGCGATACTTTTGACGGTGAAAGCAAATCAAAAATAGACTGTGCTAAAAGAATAGCTCGTGTAGTATGTGCTGATTTGGAAATGTTGACAATGGATGAAATTATTGAAATGTCTAAATTTATCCATCAAAAACAAGTTGAACAAATTGCTGACGGATTAAAACAAGTTGTTGAAACTCAAAAATTAGATTTAATCGTTACAACTGGTCTTGGAAAAGATATTCTAGATAAAAAAGCAGCTGAACTCTTAGGTTTGGAAGTTAAATCTATGGGTGATATATTAACTGATGAAGAATGTGTTGTTGCACCAGCTGTTGGAACTAGTGTAATGATGAATAAGTATTTAAATTAA
- a CDS encoding ATP-grasp domain-containing protein, with product MTKENDSILVFEYFTASGEKDKCIISEAEALIFALLDDLKEYNVDLVINDSYSDIIKRYDNVNPILINQDVVSWLEVNADKFNSAIFISAENNNNLYNIAKILEENDVKIYNSSAEACLKASDKYETYESLPMEIPQPRSFRFKIDSKGYWKRAIENLHEKWQSADPLTPLKLIIKPLMGVDCEDIVVIEKIEDLTLDLDKIFKPGSRVLVQEFIEGTDISVSLISDGKKAIPISLNRQYVELKDDKGTYLGGKLPFESEFKEEAFEIAKNAVEAIEGMKGFVGVDMLINADEKDVYSVYLLEINSRFTTPYVGLSKIANFNIGKTIIDLVDGNVNIDELDVSLDGEIEFKKSGDSLEIRRL from the coding sequence ATGACAAAAGAGAATGATTCAATTTTAGTATTTGAATATTTCACTGCTTCTGGTGAAAAAGATAAATGTATTATTTCAGAAGCTGAAGCATTAATATTTGCACTTTTAGATGATTTGAAGGAGTATAATGTGGATTTGGTCATCAATGACTCATACAGTGACATCATAAAAAGGTATGATAATGTTAATCCAATTTTAATTAATCAGGATGTAGTTTCTTGGCTTGAAGTGAATGCAGATAAATTTAATAGTGCTATTTTCATCTCTGCAGAAAACAATAATAATTTATACAACATTGCTAAAATTCTAGAAGAAAATGATGTGAAAATATACAATTCTTCAGCTGAAGCTTGTCTTAAGGCATCTGATAAGTATGAAACTTATGAATCATTACCAATGGAAATTCCTCAACCAAGATCATTTAGATTTAAAATAGATTCAAAAGGGTATTGGAAAAGGGCAATTGAAAACTTGCATGAAAAATGGCAGTCTGCAGATCCATTAACTCCACTTAAATTAATTATTAAGCCATTAATGGGTGTAGACTGTGAAGATATTGTTGTAATAGAAAAAATCGAAGATTTGACTTTGGATTTGGATAAAATATTCAAGCCGGGTTCACGTGTTCTTGTTCAAGAATTTATCGAAGGAACTGATATTAGTGTCAGTTTAATTTCCGATGGTAAAAAAGCTATTCCGATAAGTCTAAACAGACAATATGTTGAATTAAAAGATGATAAAGGAACATATCTCGGAGGTAAATTACCTTTTGAAAGTGAATTTAAAGAAGAGGCTTTTGAAATTGCAAAAAATGCTGTTGAAGCAATTGAAGGTATGAAAGGTTTTGTTGGTGTTGATATGTTAATCAATGCTGATGAAAAAGATGTTTATTCAGTTTATTTATTAGAAATAAACTCCAGATTTACAACACCTTATGTTGGATTAAGCAAAATTGCTAATTTCAACATTGGAAAAACAATTATTGACTTAGTGGATGGTAATGTTAATATTGATGAATTGGATGTTTCATTAGATGGTGAAATTGAATTTAAGAAATCTGGAGATTCATTAGAAATTAGGAGACTATAA
- the wecB gene encoding UDP-N-acetylglucosamine 2-epimerase (non-hydrolyzing), with protein MKIATILGTRPEIIKMAPIIDEISKRDIDQIVLHTGQHYDKEMSDTFFKDLDIQTPDYNIHVGSGTHGKQTGLMMKGIEEVLLDEKPDIVLVQGDTNAVLAGALVASKLHIAIGHVEAGLRSFDMTMPEEVNRRAADVCSTMYFIPTIESAINLLAEGYSRKNLFVTGNTVVDACFRHLEIAKKRGIEEETLKTLNIETMENILTLTMHRAENVDVKERVVSIIEALKELDDMNIIFPIHPRTKNMLEKFELFDELNNLEHVHIIKPLGYLDFLQLTSASTLILTDSGGLQEEAITLSVPALTLRYNTERPETVTAGGNILVGSNKDAILENARKILDDKDFADKMKNAVNPYGDGDSAKLTVDAIEEYYNKGLLDIEAPEDIMTSFSRKMKTVTDDISVSEFEGMEDALVHMVFDGENMRFPTDDLNLNGMVVSYDKRE; from the coding sequence ATGAAAATAGCAACTATTTTGGGAACTAGGCCTGAAATTATTAAAATGGCTCCTATCATTGATGAGATATCCAAAAGGGATATTGATCAAATTGTTTTGCATACTGGTCAACATTATGATAAGGAGATGTCTGATACATTTTTTAAAGATTTGGATATTCAGACTCCGGATTATAATATTCATGTAGGTTCTGGAACACATGGAAAACAAACTGGTTTGATGATGAAAGGCATTGAAGAAGTTCTTCTTGATGAAAAACCAGATATTGTATTAGTTCAAGGAGATACTAATGCTGTTTTAGCGGGTGCTCTTGTTGCATCCAAATTACACATTGCAATAGGTCATGTTGAGGCAGGACTCAGGTCATTTGATATGACAATGCCTGAAGAGGTAAATCGTAGGGCTGCGGATGTATGTTCGACAATGTATTTTATACCAACTATTGAATCAGCTATTAATCTTTTAGCTGAAGGATATTCAAGAAAAAACCTATTTGTCACAGGAAACACCGTTGTTGATGCTTGTTTTAGACATTTGGAAATTGCCAAAAAAAGAGGAATTGAAGAAGAAACTCTTAAAACTTTAAACATTGAAACAATGGAAAATATTCTGACTTTAACAATGCATCGAGCAGAAAATGTTGATGTTAAGGAAAGAGTTGTAAGTATCATCGAAGCATTAAAAGAATTGGATGATATGAATATTATTTTCCCTATTCATCCAAGAACTAAAAACATGCTTGAAAAATTCGAGTTATTCGATGAATTAAATAATCTGGAACATGTTCATATTATAAAACCATTAGGATACTTGGATTTCTTGCAATTGACTTCTGCATCAACTTTAATTTTAACTGATTCTGGAGGTCTCCAGGAAGAGGCAATAACATTGAGTGTTCCTGCATTGACTTTAAGGTATAATACTGAAAGACCAGAAACTGTAACTGCTGGTGGTAACATTCTTGTTGGATCTAATAAAGATGCAATCTTGGAAAATGCACGTAAAATTTTGGATGATAAAGATTTTGCAGATAAAATGAAAAATGCAGTTAATCCATATGGTGATGGAGATTCTGCAAAATTAACTGTTGATGCAATAGAAGAATATTATAATAAAGGATTATTGGATATTGAAGCACCAGAAGACATAATGACTTCATTTTCAAGAAAAATGAAAACAGTAACTGATGATATTTCTGTTAGTGAATTTGAAGGTATGGAAGATGCACTTGTTCATATGGTCTTTGATGGGGAAAATATGAGGTTCCCTACAGATGATTTAAATTTAAATGGTATGGTGGTTAGTTATGACAAAAGAGAATGA
- the truA gene encoding tRNA pseudouridine(38-40) synthase TruA, which translates to MKRTALKIGYIGTNFHGFQRQPDLRTVEEELIYHLRKLNYIDDLKKSRFRIAGRTDAGVHSLGNVISFQSEKDVRVNEINNSLPDDIQILAMAPVRYAFKPRYAQMRQYRYTLFQDLDIDKLRECAEVFKGTHNFTNFTKRFQKTTTRTIADIKINKVDLDDYHKKEFPNLHETISPIFVDIYGESFLWNMVRKMMRVFVDVAVGKMDLDEVERLLDPVEGEPRANIKVMEAEYLILMDIQYDGIKFRYDDYACERFRRDLADSLADLQKRYAIRESMIKSLQDLHNLE; encoded by the coding sequence ATGAAAAGAACAGCACTAAAAATTGGATATATTGGAACTAATTTTCATGGTTTTCAACGTCAACCCGATTTGAGAACTGTTGAAGAGGAATTAATTTACCATTTACGTAAATTAAATTACATTGATGACTTGAAAAAGTCCAGATTTAGAATAGCGGGTAGGACTGATGCGGGTGTTCACAGTTTGGGTAATGTAATTAGTTTCCAGTCTGAAAAGGACGTCAGGGTAAATGAAATTAATAATTCTCTCCCTGATGATATTCAGATTCTTGCAATGGCTCCTGTACGTTATGCATTCAAGCCAAGATATGCACAAATGAGACAATACAGATATACTTTATTCCAGGATTTGGATATTGATAAACTAAGAGAATGTGCTGAAGTCTTTAAAGGAACTCATAACTTTACTAATTTTACAAAAAGGTTCCAAAAAACAACTACCAGAACTATTGCAGATATTAAAATCAATAAAGTTGATTTGGATGATTATCACAAAAAAGAATTCCCGAATCTTCATGAAACAATATCTCCAATCTTTGTTGATATCTATGGGGAATCATTCCTATGGAATATGGTAAGGAAAATGATGAGGGTTTTTGTTGATGTTGCTGTTGGCAAAATGGATTTGGATGAAGTTGAAAGATTGTTGGATCCTGTTGAAGGGGAACCAAGAGCCAATATTAAAGTCATGGAAGCGGAATATTTAATTTTAATGGATATTCAATATGATGGAATCAAATTCAGATATGATGATTATGCCTGTGAGAGATTTAGGCGTGATTTGGCAGATTCTTTAGCAGATTTACAAAAAAGATATGCAATCAGAGAATCCATGATAAAAAGTTTGCAGGATTTGCATAATTTGGAATAG